A single Nostoc sp. PCC 7107 DNA region contains:
- a CDS encoding DUF4272 domain-containing protein, translated as MEIIATTPLGNSLPWYLKQKSEALLAKHGILCNPSLPPIEAQINIRTTEEITGRILALCYCALKGEGANYSQLEKYSERFNVREKLTPKEKVFARKSLPSEQEKIDACWGYESAWILLWALKLAEKTIFPSHPCNAADVVRIIASHSETSLSAVASRRNEQEILFEADFIYRCHWVCKNNTLNNVPLSPLLDPSVTYEWHYAINWLIGYEYCDWDDIRTNT; from the coding sequence ACAACCCCACTGGGGAATTCACTTCCTTGGTATCTCAAGCAAAAATCTGAGGCTCTGCTGGCAAAACACGGCATTTTGTGTAATCCTTCCCTACCTCCTATCGAAGCACAAATTAATATCCGCACAACCGAGGAAATCACAGGGAGGATTTTAGCTTTATGCTATTGCGCTTTGAAAGGAGAAGGAGCTAATTACTCACAGCTAGAAAAGTATTCCGAAAGATTTAATGTCAGGGAAAAGCTGACACCAAAAGAAAAGGTTTTTGCGAGAAAATCCCTGCCTTCAGAACAAGAAAAAATTGATGCTTGCTGGGGTTATGAAAGTGCTTGGATACTGTTGTGGGCATTGAAACTTGCCGAAAAAACCATATTCCCTTCTCATCCCTGTAATGCAGCCGATGTTGTGCGGATCATTGCGTCCCATTCTGAAACATCTCTGAGTGCTGTGGCAAGCAGAAGAAATGAACAAGAGATCCTGTTTGAAGCCGATTTTATCTATCGCTGCCACTGGGTATGTAAAAATAATACACTGAACAATGTTCCTCTGTCTCCTCTATTAGACCCTAGCGTCACCTACGAATGGCATTATGCGATCAATTGGCTAATCGGATATGAATACTGCGATTGGGACGATATTAGAACAAATACTTAA
- a CDS encoding DUF2262 domain-containing protein, translating to MFNLIDYTFNKGLQWYEASFMLDGVKINITVSAEGEKKNSILESRIKKSIDWITKNKEEILDFCSQELLEDKNSEEWLKEGESELTPSEFKRNLTMKAIHINEDGSVTIDYGDNKMFWGHTVVVAVTDDFSLDYATIEG from the coding sequence ATGTTTAACTTAATAGACTATACCTTTAATAAAGGGTTGCAATGGTATGAAGCCTCTTTCATGCTTGACGGTGTAAAGATCAATATAACGGTAAGTGCGGAAGGAGAGAAAAAGAACAGCATTCTTGAATCCCGCATCAAGAAAAGCATCGATTGGATAACAAAAAATAAAGAAGAAATTCTTGATTTTTGCTCACAAGAACTGCTAGAAGACAAAAATAGCGAAGAATGGCTTAAAGAAGGTGAAAGTGAACTTACTCCCAGTGAGTTCAAAAGAAACCTAACAATGAAAGCCATCCACATCAATGAAGATGGTAGTGTCACCATAGATTATGGGGACAACAAAATGTTCTGGGGTCATACAGTGGTGGTAGCAGTCACGGATGATTTTTCATTAGATTATGCGACGATTGAAGGCTAA
- a CDS encoding glutathione S-transferase family protein, with amino-acid sequence MAKLTVYGTPLSTYVRTVRLLLEEASVDYTLKEIDIFTGENQSPEYLAKNPFGKVPTLEVEAEVIYETPAITDYLNTIFANQQFSPSEPLLQARMRQIITIIDNYFYPSAIGTIVIQRLIVPIQGGQPDEDKIQNAVAPAQKAIQAIEAIAVGSPYLLGSQVSIADFYLIPIFIYLAQTPEYEVITAQTPKLRTWWEQAQQLESVKKVCA; translated from the coding sequence ATGGCAAAGCTCACTGTTTACGGAACTCCCCTCAGTACTTATGTTCGTACTGTCCGATTGCTGCTTGAGGAAGCAAGTGTAGATTATACCCTCAAAGAAATTGATATCTTCACAGGCGAAAATCAATCACCAGAGTACCTAGCCAAAAATCCTTTTGGGAAAGTTCCAACACTTGAAGTAGAAGCAGAAGTAATTTACGAAACTCCCGCAATCACCGACTACCTAAATACAATCTTTGCTAATCAGCAGTTCAGCCCATCTGAACCACTACTTCAGGCGCGGATGCGTCAAATTATCACAATTATTGATAACTATTTTTATCCAAGTGCGATCGGCACAATTGTTATTCAACGTCTGATTGTACCAATTCAGGGCGGACAGCCAGATGAGGATAAAATACAAAATGCTGTTGCACCCGCACAAAAAGCCATACAAGCAATTGAAGCGATCGCTGTTGGTAGCCCATATCTGCTCGGTAGCCAGGTAAGTATTGCTGATTTCTACCTTATTCCCATCTTTATCTACCTGGCTCAAACTCCAGAATACGAAGTAATTACGGCGCAAACTCCCAAACTGCGGACTTGGTGGGAGCAAGCCCAGCAGCTTGAGAGCGTCAAAAAGGTATGTGCATAA
- a CDS encoding dienelactone hydrolase family protein: MSTTLLLNVEEQIVIVELAKARLKGELVVPPGAEGLVLFAHGSASSRYSTRNHYLAHVLRQEAKLATLLIDILTKEEEAIDQRTKHFRNDISFLSDRVVAVTDWLLANPFTHHLKLGYFGADTGASAALLAAATRPMAVKAIVSRSGQTDLVSEAIACVHTPTLLIVGGNDLPIIAMNEDALANIPAFNKQLEIISGATHQFGEPGTLEEVARLASQWFKHYLKSPDSGLIDLQSMSLN, encoded by the coding sequence ATGAGTACTACATTACTACTCAACGTTGAAGAACAAATTGTCATTGTCGAACTTGCAAAAGCCAGACTTAAAGGAGAATTGGTTGTTCCGCCTGGTGCTGAAGGACTTGTATTGTTTGCACATGGTAGTGCTAGTAGTCGCTACAGTACCCGCAACCATTATCTTGCTCATGTACTACGTCAGGAAGCTAAACTAGCAACTTTGTTGATAGATATACTCACCAAAGAAGAAGAAGCAATAGACCAGCGCACCAAACATTTTCGCAATGATATTAGCTTTCTGAGCGATCGCGTAGTGGCTGTCACAGACTGGTTGTTAGCAAATCCTTTCACTCATCATCTCAAACTTGGCTATTTTGGTGCAGATACAGGTGCTAGTGCAGCATTGTTAGCAGCTGCGACACGTCCAATGGCGGTGAAAGCGATTGTTTCCCGTAGTGGACAAACTGATTTAGTCAGTGAAGCCATAGCTTGTGTACACACCCCAACTTTGTTAATTGTTGGTGGTAATGACTTGCCCATCATAGCGATGAATGAAGATGCACTGGCAAATATTCCTGCATTCAACAAGCAACTAGAGATTATTTCTGGAGCAACTCATCAGTTTGGCGAACCTGGAACCTTAGAAGAAGTAGCAAGATTGGCGAGTCAATGGTTTAAACACTATCTCAAATCACCTGATTCAGGGTTAATAGATTTACAAAGTATGTCGCTGAATTAA
- a CDS encoding phosphoribosyltransferase has translation MTSKFRDRHEAGKMLAKRLTAYTNRENLLVLGLPRGGVPVAYQIASSLNAPLDICLVRKLGVPDQEELAMGAIASGGVRVLNYDVVNSLGIDSRTIDEVTTKELRELQRRYRAYRGDRPLADIKNHIVILVDDGIATGSTMRAAITIIKQQQPERLVVAVPVAAPITYEELQAEVDEVVCLVIPESLYAIGLWYEDFSQTTDVEVWSLLAKQSGINNSDKTYV, from the coding sequence ATGACAAGTAAATTCCGCGATCGCCATGAAGCAGGTAAGATGTTAGCCAAAAGACTAACAGCATATACTAACCGCGAAAATTTGTTAGTGTTAGGCTTGCCCCGTGGTGGTGTACCAGTAGCATATCAAATCGCCAGCAGCCTTAATGCACCACTAGATATATGTTTGGTGAGAAAACTGGGTGTACCTGATCAGGAAGAACTAGCGATGGGTGCAATTGCTTCTGGTGGTGTACGAGTGTTAAATTACGATGTCGTCAACAGTTTGGGGATTGATAGTCGCACAATTGACGAAGTTACAACTAAAGAATTGCGGGAATTACAACGACGCTATCGCGCTTATCGAGGCGATAGACCTCTAGCAGACATTAAAAATCATATTGTGATTTTAGTTGATGATGGTATCGCTACAGGTTCAACCATGCGTGCGGCTATTACCATAATTAAACAACAACAACCCGAACGGTTAGTTGTGGCTGTACCAGTCGCAGCACCGATAACTTACGAAGAGTTGCAAGCTGAAGTTGACGAAGTAGTTTGTTTAGTTATACCAGAGTCATTGTATGCGATCGGTCTTTGGTATGAAGACTTTTCGCAAACAACCGATGTAGAAGTGTGGTCTTTACTAGCAAAACAGTCAGGTATTAATAATTCAGATAAAACTTACGTTTAA
- a CDS encoding sodium:proton antiporter, which translates to MLDSFILILLIGFLGGQIARRLKAPALVGMVLLGIILGPQVADLISPDVLAASASWRAIAVMVILMKAGLGLDREKLQQQGTVALRLGFLPAACEALVIALAAIWIFQFDFFTGLLLGCIIGAESPAVIVPGMLRLKSLGWGVTKGIPDAILTGSALSDVLLLLVFSLLLNFLAQGTTSSVTLPFGITLSTVQLLPLQIICQILLGVLLGLATARLLVLLLAKRNWTQNAVQDSLVAASLALLLVVLAEKFPFFSGYLAVMATGFFLIELDAALARRLRSGFDGLWVVAEIVLFVLLGASIQLQVLETTLVPGLVILASGTLIGRALGWYLSTLGSNWKWRERLFLLPGNSAKATVQAAIGAIPLAQGIQGGETILAIAALSILVTAPLGAWAIPIFAPKLLEKGEVDPTKVAIARRIVILAAVDTSPLASQVLTKTADLARRSDAEVIVLHIIRTNDPLGVEHLQEKSQRLLADIRHKFIAITGSIPEEIIRFTQDYQVSEIVMGKRGHQPWDEVLVGSVSQAVLESSQIPVILVEDERIANYSGFRSSEVQN; encoded by the coding sequence ATGCTAGATAGTTTTATCTTAATCTTGCTGATCGGCTTTCTTGGGGGACAGATTGCCCGACGGCTGAAAGCGCCTGCATTAGTAGGTATGGTTTTGCTGGGAATTATACTGGGGCCACAAGTTGCTGACCTAATCAGCCCTGATGTACTGGCAGCGTCTGCTTCTTGGCGAGCGATCGCGGTCATGGTAATTTTGATGAAGGCAGGGTTAGGGTTAGACAGAGAAAAACTACAACAACAAGGAACAGTCGCTCTGCGATTAGGATTTTTGCCTGCGGCCTGCGAAGCTTTAGTTATTGCCCTAGCTGCTATCTGGATTTTCCAGTTCGACTTTTTTACGGGACTACTCCTGGGTTGTATCATTGGAGCAGAGTCACCAGCGGTAATTGTACCGGGAATGCTGCGGCTAAAAAGTTTAGGTTGGGGTGTGACAAAAGGAATTCCCGATGCCATCCTCACTGGCAGCGCTCTATCAGACGTGTTACTACTACTAGTGTTTAGTTTGTTACTGAACTTTTTGGCACAAGGCACAACATCCTCTGTGACATTGCCTTTTGGCATCACTTTGAGTACTGTTCAATTATTGCCTCTTCAAATTATTTGCCAAATTCTCCTGGGAGTATTACTGGGTTTAGCGACAGCCCGACTTTTAGTTTTATTGCTGGCGAAGCGGAACTGGACTCAAAATGCAGTCCAGGATAGCCTCGTTGCAGCGAGTTTAGCATTGTTACTGGTAGTACTAGCAGAAAAATTCCCTTTCTTTTCTGGGTATCTCGCAGTCATGGCCACAGGATTTTTCTTGATTGAGTTAGATGCAGCTTTAGCTCGACGGTTGCGTTCTGGCTTCGATGGACTGTGGGTTGTGGCAGAAATTGTTTTATTTGTGTTGCTAGGAGCAAGTATTCAATTACAAGTATTAGAAACAACGCTGGTTCCTGGATTGGTAATTCTGGCAAGTGGAACACTAATTGGCCGCGCTCTTGGGTGGTATTTGTCTACATTGGGAAGTAACTGGAAATGGCGGGAGCGACTATTTTTATTGCCAGGAAACTCTGCTAAAGCCACCGTACAAGCGGCAATCGGGGCGATTCCTCTGGCACAAGGAATTCAGGGTGGAGAGACAATTCTGGCGATCGCAGCTTTATCTATTCTGGTGACTGCACCTTTGGGAGCTTGGGCAATTCCCATCTTTGCACCAAAATTGTTAGAGAAGGGTGAGGTTGATCCCACAAAGGTAGCGATCGCCCGGCGGATAGTCATCCTAGCTGCTGTTGACACATCCCCTCTGGCTAGTCAAGTATTGACTAAAACTGCCGATCTTGCCCGTCGTAGTGATGCCGAAGTGATTGTATTACACATCATTCGCACCAATGATCCTCTCGGAGTAGAACATCTGCAAGAAAAATCTCAACGACTTTTAGCAGACATACGTCATAAGTTCATTGCTATTACAGGTTCAATTCCCGAAGAAATTATCCGTTTTACTCAAGACTATCAAGTTTCGGAAATTGTTATGGGTAAACGAGGACATCAGCCTTGGGATGAGGTTCTGGTAGGTTCTGTCTCCCAGGCAGTGTTGGAATCAAGTCAAATTCCTGTCATTTTAGTTGAGGATGAACGTATTGCTAACTACAGCGGTTTCCGGTCAAGTGAAGTACAGAACTAA
- a CDS encoding peptidoglycan-binding protein: MDTLAYLHLAETYEKSVNSEQENTTDSDLCYPQLNWLPEGRGAFMMFISCVFGISSLGWSNPVQALKKGEKNSQVASLQQKLQASGYFKQPVTGYFGPVTEAAIIKFQKEHGLKADGVVGSQTLAALESGSGTVTPSVVNSKPSVTKTTPKKLQPPQSQVVFQRGDLSYEVMSIQRKLQAAGYFDQPITGDFNAGTEEAVIKFQKAHRLLSNGIVDTRTLTAMESGKPQQAAVQSQAITPAVVNSSKVRSPQTSLLRRGDISAEVKFIQQQLQASGYLEQSITGSFDTATEIAVLKFQKAHGLMADGIVGPKTFAVMKSKSIKSASPTLQPAHQNSLVPEKSKQLKNLIKKQTKPSQTNNSTKFATDTNQPTNDNSLVKNQTPQLEKPNTEKTLIASASEYDLTQLVSEGFQLKASAQKDNIQKTVSSHSSKMTLKKTIAGKISPKSIVHSGNGLFFAQNMMYNHTITVYNRQYKLVKVIPDKVDLSKFGYSKFKGNYQGAPVEASFSQDGRYAWVSNYQMYGKGFKNPGSDKCNPSQKTDKSFLYRINTDSLEIDHVVQVGSVPKFVATSNDEGLVLVSNWCSWDLSVVDTAKNKEIKRIPLGPYPRGIAIDAASNKAYVAVMGSYDIAQVDLKNFSVKWLKNIGNAPRHLNIDPTGQYLYVSLNGEGKIAKIQLPQGKLIDKVSTGNAPRSMVLSDDGQRLYVVNYSDNTISKVRTNDMKVIQKIPVGANPIGVTYDPQTREVWVACYSGNIMVFQD; the protein is encoded by the coding sequence ATGGATACACTCGCTTACCTGCACTTAGCAGAAACTTACGAAAAGTCTGTTAATTCAGAACAAGAAAATACTACCGATTCTGATTTATGCTACCCGCAACTAAACTGGCTACCCGAAGGACGCGGAGCCTTCATGATGTTCATCTCTTGTGTTTTTGGGATTAGTTCTTTGGGTTGGAGTAACCCGGTACAGGCGCTAAAAAAAGGTGAAAAAAATTCACAAGTAGCATCGCTGCAACAAAAACTGCAAGCATCTGGATATTTCAAACAACCTGTCACGGGATATTTTGGCCCTGTGACCGAGGCTGCTATTATTAAATTTCAAAAAGAGCATGGATTAAAAGCTGATGGTGTAGTTGGTTCTCAGACATTGGCTGCGCTGGAATCTGGTTCGGGAACAGTAACTCCGTCTGTTGTGAACAGCAAGCCTTCTGTAACTAAAACTACTCCAAAAAAGTTGCAACCTCCTCAGTCTCAGGTAGTTTTCCAAAGGGGTGATCTTAGTTATGAAGTAATGTCAATTCAGCGGAAATTGCAAGCAGCAGGATATTTTGATCAACCCATCACCGGAGATTTTAACGCTGGGACGGAAGAAGCAGTGATTAAATTCCAGAAAGCTCACAGACTGCTTAGTAATGGCATTGTTGATACTCGGACGTTAACCGCAATGGAATCTGGTAAACCCCAGCAAGCGGCTGTACAGTCTCAGGCTATCACACCTGCTGTAGTTAATTCGTCAAAAGTGCGATCGCCTCAAACTTCACTGTTACGCAGAGGTGATATCAGTGCAGAGGTGAAGTTTATTCAGCAACAACTGCAAGCATCTGGATATCTAGAACAATCAATTACCGGGTCTTTTGATACAGCTACAGAAATAGCTGTGTTGAAATTCCAAAAAGCTCATGGACTGATGGCTGATGGGATTGTTGGTCCGAAAACATTTGCAGTCATGAAATCTAAATCTATTAAATCTGCTTCCCCAACTCTTCAACCTGCACATCAAAATTCTCTAGTTCCAGAGAAATCTAAACAACTTAAAAATCTTATCAAAAAACAAACAAAACCCTCACAGACAAATAATTCTACAAAATTCGCAACCGATACTAATCAACCCACCAATGATAATTCTCTAGTTAAAAATCAGACTCCACAATTAGAAAAGCCAAACACAGAAAAAACATTAATAGCATCTGCGTCTGAATATGATTTAACTCAACTCGTAAGTGAAGGTTTTCAATTAAAAGCTTCCGCCCAAAAAGACAATATTCAAAAAACTGTCTCTAGTCATTCTAGTAAGATGACACTCAAAAAAACTATTGCTGGTAAGATTTCACCGAAATCTATTGTACATTCAGGAAATGGGTTATTTTTTGCCCAAAATATGATGTACAACCACACAATAACTGTCTACAATCGCCAATATAAATTAGTCAAAGTCATTCCTGATAAAGTTGATTTATCAAAATTTGGTTACTCTAAATTTAAAGGTAATTATCAAGGCGCACCTGTTGAAGCTAGTTTTTCCCAAGATGGTAGGTACGCCTGGGTTTCTAACTACCAAATGTATGGGAAAGGATTTAAGAATCCTGGTAGCGATAAATGTAATCCCTCGCAAAAAACTGATAAGAGTTTTTTGTATCGGATAAACACTGACTCTTTAGAAATTGACCATGTTGTTCAAGTTGGGTCTGTACCTAAATTTGTTGCCACATCTAATGATGAAGGTTTGGTACTCGTTAGTAATTGGTGTTCTTGGGATTTGAGTGTTGTAGATACTGCCAAAAATAAGGAGATAAAAAGAATCCCTCTTGGCCCTTATCCTCGTGGTATAGCAATAGATGCAGCTTCAAATAAGGCTTATGTGGCTGTTATGGGTTCTTATGATATTGCTCAAGTTGACCTGAAAAACTTTTCAGTCAAATGGCTGAAAAATATTGGTAATGCACCAAGACATTTAAACATAGATCCGACTGGTCAATATCTCTATGTTTCTTTAAATGGGGAAGGCAAAATCGCCAAAATTCAATTGCCACAAGGTAAATTAATAGATAAAGTTTCCACAGGTAATGCACCACGCAGTATGGTTTTATCTGATGATGGACAACGGCTTTATGTTGTTAACTACAGTGACAACACAATTAGTAAGGTTCGCACCAATGACATGAAAGTCATACAAAAGATTCCTGTTGGCGCTAATCCTATTGGAGTTACTTATGACCCACAAACTAGAGAAGTTTGGGTCGCCTGTTACTCTGGTAATATCATGGTATTTCAGGATTAA
- a CDS encoding response regulator, translating into MTHSELMVSSNIINEFRTCTQLQYNGQLNIKSAKGQNWSFYYRLGRIVWAVGGTHPFRRWRRSMAQYCPQIDLDKIQFRQQDFVVNYWDYRLLEILHKRQKIQREQIQGIVESTITELLFDLAQHTDFVAFSCDRNQDTILETPMSFTSADLSVKQMQDSWKSWSEAGLANFSPDLAPILRRPEQLQKQVSPSVYNNFVNLMNGKQTLRDLAAKMKQNVLPVTRSLLPYILKGIIELIEVPDLPLLSTEVDSTSLSTQPKKSYIPLIACVDDSPQVCKMLEDIVTSHGLRFIKIQDPIQALPTLIQNKPDLIFLDLIMPVASGYEICTQLRRVSTFTNTPVIILTGNDGLLDRVRAKVVGSTDFLTKPVAADKVMSMIRKYLQVQTLSKSTPSTNQSTSSLEISLGH; encoded by the coding sequence ATGACTCACTCGGAACTAATGGTATCAAGTAACATAATTAATGAATTTAGAACTTGCACTCAGCTACAATACAATGGTCAGCTGAATATTAAAAGTGCTAAAGGGCAAAATTGGTCTTTTTATTATCGCCTAGGGCGGATAGTTTGGGCAGTAGGAGGCACTCATCCTTTTCGGCGCTGGCGAAGATCTATGGCACAATATTGTCCACAAATTGATCTGGATAAAATTCAGTTTCGCCAGCAAGATTTCGTAGTTAATTATTGGGATTATCGCCTGTTAGAAATTTTACACAAAAGGCAAAAAATTCAAAGAGAACAAATTCAAGGGATTGTAGAAAGTACAATTACTGAATTGTTATTTGACCTAGCCCAGCATACAGATTTTGTTGCTTTTAGTTGCGATCGCAACCAAGATACCATCTTAGAAACACCAATGAGTTTCACTAGTGCAGATTTATCTGTTAAACAGATGCAAGACTCGTGGAAAAGTTGGTCAGAAGCAGGCTTGGCAAACTTTTCTCCCGACTTAGCACCAATTCTCAGGAGACCAGAACAACTCCAAAAACAGGTAAGTCCATCTGTTTACAACAACTTCGTCAATTTGATGAATGGTAAACAAACACTGCGAGATTTGGCTGCAAAAATGAAGCAGAATGTTCTACCTGTAACCCGTTCATTACTTCCCTATATTCTCAAAGGCATTATTGAATTAATAGAAGTACCAGACTTACCTTTATTGTCTACAGAAGTTGATAGTACGTCTCTTTCCACACAACCCAAAAAATCTTATATTCCATTGATAGCCTGTGTGGATGATAGCCCCCAAGTCTGTAAAATGCTAGAGGATATTGTCACTTCTCATGGCTTAAGATTTATCAAAATTCAAGATCCCATCCAAGCACTTCCAACTCTCATTCAAAATAAACCAGATCTAATTTTTTTAGATTTAATTATGCCAGTCGCTAGTGGTTACGAAATCTGTACTCAGTTACGACGAGTATCTACTTTTACTAATACACCTGTGATCATCTTAACGGGCAATGACGGTTTATTAGATAGAGTCCGCGCTAAAGTTGTTGGTTCTACCGATTTTTTGACTAAACCTGTAGCCGCGGATAAAGTCATGAGTATGATACGTAAATATCTGCAAGTCCAAACACTCTCAAAAAGTACGCCATCCACCAATCAGAGTACATCTAGTTTAGAGATATCTTTAGGACATTAG
- a CDS encoding response regulator transcription factor → MNTVLVVEDGLTDMEILSRYLQQAGYSVISATSSEEAQAKIQGAKPDVIFLDVILPGKSGFEICRELKANSETNKIPVVFCSTKNSDVDKMWGNMLGAEAYLSKPIDKEELVKILKKLLP, encoded by the coding sequence ATGAATACTGTTTTAGTTGTTGAAGATGGTTTGACAGATATGGAAATACTCAGCCGCTATTTGCAACAAGCTGGTTATTCTGTAATTAGTGCAACAAGTAGTGAAGAAGCCCAAGCTAAGATACAAGGAGCTAAACCAGATGTAATATTTCTAGATGTAATTTTGCCAGGAAAGAGTGGGTTTGAAATTTGTCGGGAACTAAAAGCTAACAGCGAAACTAATAAAATACCTGTGGTTTTTTGTTCAACCAAAAATAGTGATGTAGATAAAATGTGGGGAAATATGTTAGGAGCAGAGGCTTATTTGTCTAAACCAATTGATAAAGAAGAATTAGTTAAAATACTGAAGAAATTACTTCCGTAA
- a CDS encoding chemotaxis protein CheW yields the protein MENPQKFLSFTLGSNDQAVISLQHITEVLQISLVDICGVPQMPSCILGIYNWRGEMLWLVDLEEMLGYPSLLRGINFLSKMMAIILEVDGKNLGFLVRNMMDIECLEPQQMKQPSADLFSPKISAFLQGYFINSVEKMVFSLDAVAIVKSPIWLSLN from the coding sequence TTGGAAAATCCGCAAAAATTTTTAAGTTTTACTTTAGGCAGCAATGATCAAGCGGTAATCTCATTGCAACACATTACTGAAGTTTTACAAATCTCATTGGTAGATATATGTGGTGTGCCGCAAATGCCTAGTTGTATTCTAGGTATATACAACTGGCGAGGTGAAATGCTTTGGTTAGTTGACTTAGAAGAGATGCTGGGTTATCCATCACTTTTGCGAGGAATTAATTTTCTTTCCAAAATGATGGCGATCATCTTAGAAGTTGATGGCAAAAATCTCGGATTTTTAGTAAGAAACATGATGGATATTGAGTGTTTAGAGCCTCAGCAAATGAAGCAGCCATCCGCTGATTTATTCTCACCTAAAATTTCAGCTTTTCTCCAAGGTTACTTTATCAATTCTGTTGAAAAAATGGTTTTTAGTTTAGATGCAGTGGCGATTGTTAAATCTCCCATCTGGTTGAGCCTCAATTAA